Proteins encoded by one window of Blautia faecicola:
- a CDS encoding NAD(P)H-dependent flavin oxidoreductase encodes MKALKIGELTARIPVIQGGMGVGISLSGLAGSVAACGGVGVISTAQIGYRDPEFEKDPIGTNLRVIGEEIRKARAIAKGGILGVNIMVATRQYAEYVKAAVKSGIDLIISGAGLPMDLPKLVAGSKTKIAPIVSTVKAARVICRFWDHHYQRMPDLVVIEGPKAGGHLGFSRKQLEEFTPVTYDQEIRGILAEVKKYADKYGKEIPVVVAGGIFTREDMLHAMELGADGVQMGTRFVTTWECDASEAYKQTYLHAKKEDIVIVDSPVGMPGRAIRNRFLEEKESRRESIKKCYQCIATCNPANTPYCITRALVHAAKGETDDALLFCGENAWRCEKMENVADIMAEFA; translated from the coding sequence TCCCTGTGATCCAGGGTGGGATGGGTGTCGGCATCAGTCTTTCCGGGCTGGCGGGAAGTGTAGCAGCCTGCGGTGGCGTGGGTGTGATTTCCACGGCGCAGATCGGGTATCGGGATCCGGAATTTGAAAAGGATCCGATCGGTACGAATCTGCGGGTGATCGGGGAAGAGATCCGAAAAGCCAGAGCGATTGCAAAGGGTGGAATCCTGGGTGTGAATATCATGGTGGCGACGAGGCAGTATGCGGAGTATGTAAAAGCTGCTGTGAAATCCGGGATTGACCTGATTATTTCCGGTGCGGGACTTCCGATGGATCTGCCGAAACTGGTTGCGGGAAGTAAGACGAAGATTGCACCGATCGTATCCACGGTGAAGGCGGCGAGAGTGATCTGCCGCTTTTGGGATCATCATTACCAGCGGATGCCGGATCTTGTGGTGATCGAAGGACCGAAAGCCGGAGGACATCTTGGATTTTCCAGAAAGCAGCTGGAGGAATTTACCCCGGTAACCTATGATCAGGAGATCAGGGGAATTCTTGCCGAAGTGAAAAAATATGCGGACAAGTATGGAAAAGAGATTCCGGTGGTTGTGGCAGGAGGGATCTTTACCAGAGAAGATATGCTTCATGCAATGGAACTGGGAGCCGACGGCGTACAGATGGGAACCCGGTTTGTGACAACCTGGGAATGTGATGCCTCCGAGGCGTATAAACAGACCTATCTGCATGCAAAGAAAGAAGATATTGTGATCGTGGACAGCCCGGTAGGAATGCCGGGACGGGCGATACGAAACCGGTTTTTGGAGGAAAAAGAAAGCAGGCGAGAGTCAATTAAAAAATGCTATCAGTGTATCGCTACCTGTAATCCGGCGAACACACCATACTGTATCACCAGAGCGCTGGTGCATGCAGCAAAGGGTGAGACGGATGATGCACTGCTGTTTTGCGGGGAAAACGCATGGCGGTGTGAGAAAATGGAAAATGTGGCGGATATTATGGCAGAATTTGCCTGA
- the rhaM gene encoding L-rhamnose mutarotase yields the protein MIKGFKMKLFPGMEAEYERRHNLLWTEMKEMIHEHGGKNYTIFLDRETLTLFGYIEIEDEALWAKGADTAINRKWWDYMADIMETNRDNSPVSVDLKTVFHLD from the coding sequence ATGATCAAAGGGTTTAAGATGAAATTGTTTCCGGGAATGGAAGCAGAGTACGAGAGACGGCATAACTTGTTATGGACGGAGATGAAGGAAATGATTCACGAACACGGGGGTAAGAATTATACGATTTTTCTGGACAGGGAGACGCTGACATTGTTTGGTTATATTGAGATTGAAGATGAGGCGCTCTGGGCGAAAGGCGCGGACACGGCGATCAACCGGAAATGGTGGGATTATATGGCGGATATCATGGAGACAAACCGGGATAACAGCCCGGTGAGCGTGGATCTGAAGACGGTGTTTCATCTGGATTAG
- a CDS encoding glycoside hydrolase family 5 protein, which translates to MNKFSRDRVKGFLHTDGRRMVNGDGKTVVLRGWGMGNWMNPEGFMIGGVPLFVENADFNDFALPRRFERGRTMETTVRELCGSWYARDYWIRWAKNYVTEEDIRLMAEMGYNSVRLPISSRLFLAEEPEIIWVEEGFAILDQVLDWCEKYKIYAILDMHGAPGGQSALACDDGLDNRPHMFTEPESRERAILLWEEFARRYADRWIVGGYDLINEPLSGPDCAYLIPELGKFYDELIPRIRKYDKNHMLTLEGAVFSMDMDIFDHEYDPECHNWCMHTHFYHFSPEVRDLYRFLDSSVRCNVPIWIGEGGSEPVDNSIYYEIAATFDIGYSIWTWKSADDPKGEGSGVVRYQLPKDWEPVRAYIRNGGPRPSYRESQKIMDEMLENIRMEHCSVWWEKNYYNLRQPGITLPAVGFDEGSEKANGWRFGNPFGYRTETGMKMVLKPGVKPPKHVVVPTREEIRPSNPLTDLCLELRAGEQASYTIRDVEKTCNVTAKLRSVDGQEGRVKILCTSLDGNVQERELMVKGTETAGYELAVLEAGAEWVITVVMEAGSMQMDEITFAR; encoded by the coding sequence ATGAATAAATTTTCAAGAGACAGAGTAAAAGGTTTTCTTCATACGGACGGAAGACGGATGGTAAACGGAGATGGAAAAACCGTTGTTTTGCGTGGCTGGGGCATGGGAAACTGGATGAATCCGGAAGGATTTATGATCGGTGGTGTGCCGTTGTTTGTGGAAAATGCGGATTTTAACGATTTTGCCCTGCCGAGACGGTTTGAGCGCGGAAGAACGATGGAGACAACGGTTCGGGAACTTTGCGGAAGCTGGTATGCCAGAGATTACTGGATCCGTTGGGCGAAAAATTATGTGACAGAGGAAGATATCCGGTTGATGGCAGAGATGGGATATAATTCGGTACGTCTGCCGATCAGTTCCAGACTGTTTTTGGCGGAAGAGCCGGAGATTATCTGGGTGGAAGAAGGATTTGCCATTCTGGATCAGGTGCTGGATTGGTGCGAAAAATATAAGATTTACGCGATCCTGGACATGCATGGAGCACCGGGCGGACAGTCAGCGCTGGCATGTGATGATGGACTGGATAACCGGCCACATATGTTTACGGAGCCGGAGAGCAGGGAGCGTGCGATCCTTTTGTGGGAAGAATTTGCCAGACGGTATGCCGACCGGTGGATCGTGGGTGGATATGATCTGATCAATGAGCCGCTTTCCGGTCCGGACTGCGCGTATCTGATTCCGGAACTGGGGAAATTTTATGATGAACTGATTCCAAGGATCCGAAAATACGATAAAAACCATATGCTGACGCTGGAGGGCGCGGTATTTTCGATGGATATGGATATTTTTGATCATGAATATGATCCGGAGTGCCATAACTGGTGCATGCATACGCATTTTTATCATTTTTCACCGGAGGTAAGGGATCTGTACCGTTTTCTGGATTCCTCGGTGCGGTGCAATGTGCCGATCTGGATCGGAGAGGGTGGCAGTGAACCGGTGGATAACAGTATTTACTATGAGATTGCGGCGACCTTTGATATCGGATACTCAATCTGGACCTGGAAATCCGCGGACGATCCGAAAGGAGAAGGCTCCGGTGTGGTAAGATATCAACTGCCGAAGGACTGGGAACCGGTGCGTGCCTATATCCGAAACGGAGGTCCGAGACCGTCTTACCGGGAATCTCAGAAAATCATGGATGAGATGCTGGAAAATATCCGAATGGAACATTGTTCTGTGTGGTGGGAGAAGAATTATTATAATCTTCGCCAGCCCGGTATTACGCTTCCGGCAGTCGGATTTGATGAGGGAAGCGAGAAGGCAAATGGATGGAGATTTGGCAATCCATTTGGCTACCGGACAGAAACAGGGATGAAAATGGTACTGAAACCGGGTGTAAAACCGCCGAAACATGTGGTGGTTCCTACGAGAGAGGAGATCCGTCCGTCAAATCCGCTTACTGATCTGTGTCTGGAACTGCGGGCAGGAGAACAGGCTTCATATACGATCCGTGATGTGGAAAAGACCTGTAACGTAACCGCAAAGCTACGCTCAGTGGACGGACAGGAAGGCAGAGTGAAAATACTCTGTACGTCACTGGATGGAAATGTGCAGGAACGGGAACTTATGGTGAAGGGAACAGAGACAGCCGGATATGAGCTGGCAGTGCTGGAAGCAGGCGCCGAATGGGTGATAACGGTTGTTATGGAAGCCGGAAGCATGCAGATGGATGAGATTACATTTGCGAGATAA
- a CDS encoding glycoside hydrolase family 2 protein has protein sequence MQRIGLDKNWDFYESDESMSFVFATPPSQKVDLPHDFIVGKPRSADAPGGPANGYFGNGEGVYKKTLDIPKEWEGKKVILDIDGAYMNLEVLLNTTLLAMHPNGYIPFQVDLTPALRFDGKKNKLKLITQSRQPSTRWYSGGGLYRDVCLWVGGPICVEPWNVFVTTPEIGEKEAVVNVDTVITGTDIEETVDYRCEILDAGGKVVGKVEKTMQVCGKQKENVQVTVENPSLWDLEHPYLYTYRITVSKDGEVTDQAEDTFGIRKIEVDAVNGFRLNGKKMNLKGGCIHHDNGFLGACAYPKAEERKIQVLKKAGYNTVRISHYPPSMAMLKVCDRVGMLLMDEAFDVWRLGKMPLDYHLYFEEWWARDIEYMVRRDRNHPCVITYSIGNEITERDGGNDGAEWSRKLAAKVREFDSTRFVTSAICGVFPEPEVEDDEEDSAGTNFDLNLMQDNSVWNKATENYCKPLDIVGYNYLRDVYEESHELFPERVMIGTETHSFTTYDYWKKVEELPYVIGDCIWAAVDYMGEVGVGKVYWENAHEDFNFMAPYPWRTSWQSDIDLTGEQRPQSVYREIMWGNTKKSGIYTTHPKHFGENFRGTDWHWYDVNDCWCFADEWLGRPVKVDVYGAGDEAEFILNGKSLGRKPIEKLMASMDIPYEPGILEGIVYKDGAEISRSTLVTPEEAAVLELIPEEKSFVADGKDLAYVRATLKDADGNRLTQDEREIQVETDGVGTFLAVGSGNPCTEDQITDTKCHLYRGTAIVILKSKEAGETKITVKADGVAAGSCVVEAK, from the coding sequence ATGCAACGTATTGGGTTAGACAAAAACTGGGATTTTTATGAGAGTGATGAGAGCATGAGCTTCGTATTTGCCACACCGCCGAGTCAGAAGGTGGATCTGCCGCATGATTTTATCGTGGGAAAACCGAGAAGTGCAGATGCACCGGGTGGACCGGCAAACGGATATTTCGGAAACGGGGAAGGTGTGTATAAGAAGACGCTGGATATCCCGAAAGAGTGGGAAGGAAAGAAGGTCATTCTGGATATCGACGGGGCGTACATGAATCTGGAAGTGCTGTTGAATACGACATTGCTTGCGATGCATCCAAACGGCTATATTCCGTTCCAGGTGGATCTGACACCGGCGCTTCGTTTTGACGGGAAGAAAAACAAACTGAAACTGATCACCCAGAGCAGACAGCCGTCAACCCGTTGGTACAGTGGCGGCGGACTCTACCGTGATGTATGCCTGTGGGTGGGAGGTCCGATCTGTGTGGAGCCGTGGAATGTGTTCGTGACCACACCGGAAATTGGTGAAAAAGAAGCGGTGGTAAATGTGGATACCGTGATCACCGGAACCGATATCGAAGAGACCGTGGACTATCGGTGTGAAATCCTGGACGCCGGTGGAAAAGTTGTCGGAAAAGTGGAGAAAACCATGCAGGTATGTGGAAAACAGAAGGAGAATGTACAGGTGACTGTGGAAAATCCTTCGCTTTGGGATCTGGAGCATCCGTATCTGTATACCTACCGTATTACCGTCAGCAAAGACGGAGAAGTTACGGATCAGGCGGAAGATACTTTTGGTATCCGAAAGATTGAAGTGGATGCGGTCAACGGATTCCGGCTGAATGGAAAGAAGATGAACCTGAAGGGCGGCTGTATCCATCACGATAACGGATTCCTTGGTGCGTGCGCATACCCGAAAGCGGAAGAGAGAAAGATTCAGGTTCTGAAAAAAGCCGGCTACAATACTGTCCGCATCAGTCATTATCCGCCGTCCATGGCGATGTTAAAGGTATGTGACCGCGTCGGTATGCTTCTGATGGATGAGGCATTTGATGTGTGGCGGCTTGGCAAGATGCCGTTGGACTATCATCTTTATTTTGAAGAGTGGTGGGCGAGAGATATCGAATACATGGTACGCCGTGACCGGAATCACCCGTGTGTGATCACATACTCGATCGGAAATGAGATCACAGAGCGTGATGGTGGAAACGACGGAGCAGAGTGGTCGAGAAAACTGGCTGCAAAGGTTCGTGAATTTGACAGCACCCGTTTTGTGACTTCTGCAATCTGCGGCGTATTTCCGGAGCCGGAAGTGGAAGATGATGAGGAGGACAGCGCCGGAACCAACTTTGACCTGAACCTGATGCAGGATAATTCGGTGTGGAATAAGGCAACAGAAAATTACTGTAAACCGCTGGATATTGTGGGATATAACTATCTGAGAGATGTTTATGAGGAGAGCCATGAACTGTTCCCGGAACGTGTGATGATCGGAACGGAGACACATTCATTTACCACTTACGATTATTGGAAAAAAGTAGAGGAACTGCCGTATGTGATCGGTGACTGCATCTGGGCAGCTGTGGATTATATGGGTGAAGTCGGTGTCGGTAAGGTATACTGGGAAAATGCACATGAGGACTTTAATTTTATGGCACCATACCCGTGGAGAACATCCTGGCAGTCGGATATTGATCTGACCGGAGAACAGCGACCGCAGTCGGTGTATCGTGAGATCATGTGGGGAAATACGAAGAAGTCCGGTATTTACACCACGCATCCGAAACACTTCGGAGAGAACTTCCGGGGAACAGACTGGCATTGGTATGATGTCAATGACTGCTGGTGTTTTGCGGATGAATGGCTTGGAAGACCGGTGAAAGTGGATGTATACGGAGCAGGAGATGAGGCGGAATTCATTCTGAACGGAAAGAGCCTGGGAAGAAAACCGATCGAGAAACTGATGGCTTCCATGGACATTCCTTATGAACCGGGAATTCTGGAAGGGATTGTCTATAAAGATGGAGCAGAGATTAGCAGAAGTACACTGGTGACACCAGAAGAGGCAGCAGTACTGGAACTGATTCCGGAAGAAAAAAGCTTTGTGGCAGACGGCAAGGATCTGGCTTATGTCAGGGCAACTCTGAAAGATGCAGACGGAAACCGTCTGACGCAGGATGAACGGGAGATTCAGGTAGAGACAGACGGTGTAGGAACCTTCCTGGCAGTGGGAAGCGGCAATCCATGCACGGAAGACCAGATCACAGATACCAAGTGTCATCTGTATCGCGGAACCGCAATTGTGATCCTGAAGAGCAAAGAGGCAGGAGAGACGAAGATTACGGTGAAAGCGGACGGCGTTGCGGCTGGAAGCTGTGTGGTAGAGGCAAAATAA
- a CDS encoding alpha/beta fold hydrolase: MERLILSEQGYREQMENVVEPYLDIRKSVLWPEREEGKKIYCERYLADSPKGVVMISHGFTETAEKYKEVIYYFVKKQYHVYLPEYCGHGRSYRLIPESSLVHVDDYQRYVDDFLYVAKMATKENPGLPVFLYGHSMGGGLAAAEAAQEPELFRKVVLSSPMIRPDTGNIPWPVAKQIAFGACQQGKGAEYVVGQHPYEGRENFENSSSTCKVRFEYYQDKKEKEPLFQTNGASYSWLYQAGRLNRYLQRKAWKKIQAPVLIFQSAEDHLVSKPEQVRFVVKLARRGLTSGTMIIVPGTKHEIYGSGSRILRGYWKRIFAFLEEPQVEKNGSGK, encoded by the coding sequence GTGGAGAGATTAATTTTAAGTGAGCAGGGTTACCGGGAGCAGATGGAAAATGTTGTGGAACCGTATCTGGATATCCGCAAGTCCGTGCTGTGGCCGGAACGGGAAGAGGGGAAGAAAATCTACTGTGAGCGGTATCTGGCGGATAGTCCGAAGGGTGTGGTGATGATTTCCCATGGATTTACGGAAACTGCGGAAAAATATAAAGAAGTGATCTATTATTTTGTAAAAAAACAGTATCATGTGTATCTGCCGGAATATTGTGGGCATGGAAGAAGTTATCGGTTGATACCGGAGAGTTCGCTGGTGCATGTGGACGATTATCAGCGGTATGTAGATGATTTTCTGTATGTGGCAAAGATGGCAACAAAAGAAAATCCGGGACTTCCGGTATTTTTATATGGACATTCCATGGGTGGAGGTCTGGCGGCAGCGGAGGCAGCGCAGGAGCCGGAACTTTTCAGGAAAGTGGTGCTTTCCTCCCCGATGATTCGTCCGGATACCGGAAATATCCCGTGGCCGGTGGCAAAACAGATCGCTTTCGGTGCGTGCCAGCAGGGAAAAGGAGCGGAATATGTAGTCGGACAACACCCGTATGAGGGACGGGAAAACTTCGAAAACAGTTCTTCCACCTGCAAGGTGCGTTTTGAATATTATCAGGATAAAAAAGAGAAGGAACCGTTGTTTCAGACAAACGGAGCGTCCTACAGCTGGCTGTATCAGGCGGGACGGCTGAACCGGTACTTGCAGCGGAAGGCGTGGAAGAAGATTCAGGCTCCGGTGCTGATCTTCCAGTCGGCGGAGGACCATCTGGTGTCAAAACCGGAACAGGTGCGGTTTGTAGTAAAACTTGCCAGACGGGGACTGACCTCGGGAACCATGATCATCGTGCCGGGAACGAAACATGAGATCTACGGATCCGGAAGCCGGATCCTGCGGGGGTACTGGAAACGGATTTTTGCGTTTCTGGAAGAACCGCAGGTGGAAAAGAATGGTTCGGGAAAATAA
- a CDS encoding PHP domain-containing protein, which translates to MRLEMHAHDCEVSPCAVIKAKELVDGYKEAGYDGIVITNHFDKGIMHLWGETTEEHYQTYLRGYELAKEEGERVGLRVILGMEIRLECGPEDYLVYGVTKDFIREHMDICGCSLQELYEICEENGCVLIQAHPFREYCQIQNPKYLHGVERNFNSGHDNHNEKLDAWLKEPGREHLIITRGSDCHEIPQVGLVDFVIDEDVKNSTELVQVLKKLV; encoded by the coding sequence ATGAGATTAGAGATGCATGCACATGACTGTGAAGTCAGCCCGTGTGCAGTGATTAAAGCAAAGGAACTGGTAGACGGATATAAAGAGGCCGGATATGACGGAATCGTGATCACCAATCATTTTGACAAGGGGATCATGCACCTGTGGGGTGAGACGACAGAGGAGCATTATCAGACTTATCTTCGCGGGTATGAGCTGGCAAAAGAAGAGGGAGAACGTGTAGGTCTGAGGGTGATCCTCGGTATGGAGATCCGTCTGGAATGCGGACCGGAGGATTATCTGGTATACGGCGTGACAAAGGATTTTATCCGGGAGCATATGGACATCTGTGGCTGCAGTCTGCAGGAATTATATGAGATCTGTGAGGAAAATGGATGTGTCCTGATACAGGCTCACCCTTTCCGGGAATACTGTCAGATACAGAATCCGAAGTATCTGCATGGTGTGGAGAGAAACTTTAATTCCGGACATGACAACCATAATGAAAAACTGGACGCATGGCTGAAGGAACCGGGAAGAGAGCACCTGATCATAACCCGGGGAAGCGACTGCCATGAGATTCCTCAGGTGGGACTGGTAGATTTTGTGATAGATGAGGATGTGAAAAACAGCACGGAACTGGTACAGGTGTTAAAGAAGCTTGTATGA
- a CDS encoding beta-galactosidase → MEIINGERLVLGTCYYPEHWDESLWRDDLRRMLENGIEVIRIAEFAWSKIERYEGVFNYDFFDRFLDVAADMGMKVIFCTPTATPPAWLTEKYPEVLNANMDGVLYRHGGRRHYNYNSPKYQELTRIIVEKSASHYAKHPAIIGWQIDNELNCEKNEFYSESDTIAFRKFLMEKYGSIDALNEAWGTNFWNQTYNSFEEVYVPRTTLSNNTNPHEVLDYTRFVSDSACRFAKMQSDIIRKYIKPGDFITTNGLFGNLDNQRMTNESLDFITYDSYPNFAYCLDAYNKDNFLKDRMWSRNLSEVRAVSKNFGIMEQQSGANGWNTGMAAPTPKPGQMTLWTMQSVAHGADYVSYFRWRTCTYGTEIYWHGILDYSGRDNRRLAEVKSVHEKFQKLSEIAGSKYEAKVGFLKDYDNAWDSQLDVWHEKVEWKSQLGIFEAAQRTHTPMDYIYLRDDVTAEDLKPYSVLFYPHPVLISEERKVVLEEYVKNGGCLVLGCRSGYKDMYGRCVMDKLPGKFAEMSGVDIPEYTLVSPDNKDIVIDWDGTKLEAAVFNDQLVAVGEHAEVLGRYENCYYAGEPGLIKNTYGEGTVYYFGAAFSEKTAEVFLEKLGVKDPHNAKLEIPETCELAVRKKDDTEYCFVLNYKDAEAEIHVKEEMTDLYTGEKVSGTVVLKPFEVRVLK, encoded by the coding sequence ATGGAGATTATAAATGGCGAAAGACTGGTATTGGGGACTTGTTATTATCCGGAACACTGGGACGAAAGCCTCTGGCGAGATGATCTGAGAAGAATGCTGGAAAATGGTATCGAAGTGATACGAATCGCAGAATTCGCATGGAGTAAGATCGAACGGTATGAAGGTGTATTCAACTATGATTTCTTTGACAGATTTCTGGATGTAGCTGCTGATATGGGTATGAAAGTGATCTTTTGTACCCCGACGGCTACACCGCCGGCCTGGCTGACTGAGAAATATCCGGAAGTTCTGAATGCAAACATGGACGGTGTTCTGTACCGCCATGGCGGAAGAAGACATTACAACTACAACTCTCCGAAATATCAGGAACTGACCAGAATTATTGTGGAAAAATCTGCATCTCATTATGCAAAACATCCGGCAATCATCGGATGGCAGATTGATAATGAGCTTAACTGTGAGAAAAATGAGTTCTATTCTGAGAGTGATACCATCGCTTTCCGCAAATTTCTGATGGAAAAATACGGAAGTATTGATGCACTGAACGAAGCATGGGGAACGAACTTCTGGAATCAGACATACAACAGCTTTGAGGAAGTGTATGTGCCGAGAACCACTCTGAGCAACAACACCAACCCTCATGAAGTATTGGATTATACCAGATTCGTATCTGACAGCGCATGCAGATTCGCAAAAATGCAGAGCGATATCATCCGCAAATACATCAAACCGGGTGATTTTATCACCACCAACGGTCTGTTCGGCAACCTGGACAACCAGAGAATGACAAACGAGAGTCTGGATTTCATCACATATGATTCTTATCCGAACTTTGCTTATTGTCTGGATGCGTACAACAAGGATAACTTCCTGAAAGACCGTATGTGGAGCCGTAACCTGTCTGAGGTTCGTGCGGTATCCAAAAACTTCGGTATCATGGAACAGCAGTCCGGAGCCAACGGATGGAATACCGGTATGGCAGCTCCGACTCCGAAGCCTGGACAGATGACCCTGTGGACCATGCAGAGTGTGGCACATGGTGCAGACTATGTCAGCTATTTCCGCTGGAGAACCTGTACTTACGGTACTGAGATTTACTGGCATGGTATCCTGGATTATTCGGGAAGAGACAACCGGAGACTGGCAGAAGTCAAATCGGTTCATGAGAAATTCCAGAAACTGTCTGAGATTGCAGGCTCCAAGTATGAAGCAAAAGTTGGTTTCCTGAAAGACTATGACAACGCATGGGACAGCCAGCTGGATGTATGGCATGAAAAAGTAGAGTGGAAGAGCCAGCTTGGCATCTTCGAAGCTGCACAGAGAACCCATACACCGATGGATTATATCTATCTGCGCGACGATGTAACCGCAGAAGACCTGAAACCATATAGCGTACTGTTCTACCCGCATCCGGTACTGATCTCAGAGGAGAGAAAAGTCGTACTGGAAGAGTATGTAAAGAATGGCGGCTGCCTAGTTCTGGGCTGCAGAAGCGGATACAAAGATATGTACGGCCGTTGTGTTATGGACAAACTGCCGGGCAAGTTTGCCGAGATGAGTGGTGTGGATATTCCGGAATACACACTGGTATCCCCGGACAACAAAGATATCGTGATCGACTGGGATGGCACGAAGCTGGAAGCTGCTGTATTTAACGATCAGCTGGTAGCAGTGGGTGAACATGCAGAAGTTCTTGGAAGATATGAGAACTGTTATTATGCAGGAGAACCTGGACTGATTAAGAATACTTACGGAGAAGGAACCGTATATTACTTCGGCGCAGCATTCTCAGAGAAAACAGCAGAAGTATTCCTGGAGAAACTGGGTGTGAAAGATCCACACAACGCAAAACTGGAGATCCCGGAAACCTGCGAACTGGCTGTAAGAAAGAAAGACGATACCGAGTATTGCTTCGTTCTGAACTACAAAGACGCAGAAGCCGAGATCCATGTCAAAGAAGAGATGACGGATCTGTATACAGGGGAGAAAGTGAGCGGTACAGTTGTGCTGAAACCGTTTGAGGTCAGAGTGTTGAAATAA
- a CDS encoding Rpn family recombination-promoting nuclease/putative transposase has product MGKKDTITKNYMKENRVFADAFNYLLYNGQQMIQPEKLREIDTTEMAILQGGDQKHQDSETVQKYRDILKKTVVKEDGETVYLLLGVENQTDIHYAMPVRNLIYDALQYGKQVSDITAENRKTGKKRSGGEYLSGFYKEDKLTPVITLVIHFGTELWDGPESLHEMLRVNDKKILDYIPDYRIHLIDPARLTKEQLELFQTSLREVLGCIKYAKDKERLKEYITENTRMYMENAAAQVIKAITNTPITISEEEEEINVCQAVDEMIEDGRAEGRAEGELFGFIKAYTGLIKDGLLSVKEAALRMHMTEEKFVEEMEKVNEKS; this is encoded by the coding sequence GTGGGAAAAAAGGATACCATAACCAAAAATTACATGAAGGAGAACAGGGTTTTCGCGGATGCCTTCAATTATTTACTGTACAATGGGCAGCAGATGATTCAACCGGAAAAACTGAGGGAAATCGACACAACAGAAATGGCGATTCTGCAGGGTGGTGATCAGAAACATCAGGATTCGGAAACGGTACAAAAATATAGGGATATATTGAAGAAAACCGTAGTGAAGGAGGATGGGGAGACGGTGTATCTTCTGCTTGGTGTTGAAAATCAGACGGATATCCATTATGCGATGCCAGTAAGAAATCTGATCTATGATGCGCTTCAGTATGGAAAACAGGTAAGTGATATTACGGCAGAAAACCGAAAGACAGGGAAGAAAAGATCAGGTGGAGAGTATTTATCTGGGTTTTATAAAGAAGATAAGCTCACGCCGGTAATCACGCTGGTGATTCATTTCGGTACGGAGTTATGGGACGGACCGGAATCATTACATGAAATGCTGCGTGTAAATGATAAAAAAATACTGGATTATATTCCGGACTATCGAATTCATCTGATCGATCCCGCACGTTTGACAAAAGAGCAGCTGGAACTGTTTCAGACGAGTCTTCGAGAAGTGCTGGGATGCATAAAATATGCAAAAGATAAAGAAAGATTAAAGGAATATATAACAGAAAATACTCGAATGTATATGGAAAATGCGGCGGCGCAGGTAATAAAAGCGATAACAAATACACCGATTACAATATCAGAAGAAGAGGAGGAAATTAATGTGTGTCAGGCAGTAGATGAAATGATTGAAGATGGAAGAGCAGAAGGCAGAGCAGAAGGAGAACTTTTTGGTTTCATTAAGGCGTATACAGGACTTATAAAGGATGGCCTGCTCTCCGTGAAAGAAGCCGCTTTGCGAATGCACATGACGGAAGAAAAATTTGTAGAAGAGATGGAAAAAGTGAATGAAAAGTCCTGA